TAAATTAGAATATTCAAAAATATTTTCTGAATCCATAATATCATTTCTCCAGATAGTTATCAAGAACAGTTTGGATTTCATGATGCTCTTCTAATGCTTGAATAAGAATACTTTTTAGTTTATTAGCATCCATATTTCTAACTTTAGTTAAAATATCTTTTACAGGTTCTGTAGGAGTATTAATATCTGTTTTAACGGGCTTATCCACACTATCAGCAGATACTTCTGAATTATCAGACTTACTTACACTAACATCAGCAGGTACTTCTGATTTATCAGACTTACTTACACTAACATCAGCAGGTACTTCTGATTTATCAGACTTACTTACACTAACATCAGCAGGTACTTCTGATTTATCAGACTTACTTACACTAACATCAGCAGGTACTTCTGATTTATCAGACTTACTTACACTAACATCAGCAGGTACTTCTGAATTATCAGGTTTATCCACATTAACATCAGTTTGTTTTCTTAAATCTTGAGTTATCCATTTACTAATTTCAGTGATAACAATTTCTTTTTTCCAGTTATTAACTTCTTCTGGCATTTTTTGTATAATATACTTTATTATATCAGGAATTTTTTCCTTATTTACTTCCTCATCAATCTCAAGAATTAATTTTTCAAATAATTGATTCTTATCGCTCTTAAGGAATATCTTAAAATCAAATTTAACTGGTGTTAAACTATTATAACAAGATTGAATAAGATTATCAGGAATATTTAAATCATCTGGTTTTAATAAATCATTTAAAGCTTTTAAAGCATTTATTGATTCCTCATTTATATTATTTGAATATTCAAACAACCAAAGAGGAGTTTTGTTATTTTTTATCCATTCTTTAATTGCCCATCTAACATTACTTATTGATTGTGTTTCAACATCTAATTCTAAATTAAATACATCATTTAATAAATCTATCAATCTTTTTTCATCTTCTGAACCAAAACGAACATATAAGTCCTGTTCATTTTTACCTTTTTCCCAATAATTAAATAATGGAATAATTTTATTTTTCATTTTTGTCTCATTAATTGGTTGTCCATTAGAATCATATAATTTATTCACGTATTTTCTTAACACGAAACTAATTGCAGCAATATTAAGTATATTAGGATAATAACCATATGGTGTTTTAGTTAAAGGTTTTAATACATCACCTATATTAAATTTTCCATTAATTTGTGCTTCAAGTAATTTTTTATCAACAAAATCTTGTAAAATTTTGATAGGATGATTATCTGGTACTGTATCAACTAAATTAAATTTAGAATCTATTATAAGATTCATATTATTGTCATAAAAAATTTCAGTAGATTTTTTATCAAGTCCGTTTAATGAATCACGTAATTCTATATAACTTTTTGAAGTTATATATTTCTCTGAAAGGACTTTTGCTTTGGAATTACTCCATAAATTACTATTTATAATTGTACCATCAATATTTTCTAAACCATAACTAAATATTTTCTTAGATAAACTTCTATTAGTCTTGTCTATAAACTCAGGGAATAATATTGTTTCATGAATATCATTTAAATAATATTCAACATATTTTCGTTTAATATCATTTACCCATGAATCAATAATTTTTTTAGCATATTTTTCATCACGAGCAGATTCTTCTACATAGTTATGTTTTTTGGCTACTATTGAATTTGCTTTATAATCTAAATATTTATTCAAATATTCAACATCAAAACTTGCTTTTGAAATTATCATAAGTTTATTATCTAATAAACCTTTATCAGCAATTGATTTTATATTCTTTTTAATAGAATCAAACTCTTTTGCATTTTGACATAAGAATAAGTACATTTGCAAATATGCCGGATTTCCTTTATTTTTTTCTAACCTTGCTATTAAGTTGTTTTCACGAATATTCGCATCAATGAATTCCATATTCATTTCACGATTTAACTTTTTACTTACAAAAGTTATAATATTATTTTTTTGTTTAGAATCTAATAAATCAGTTAATTTAAGACCATTTTTTATTTTATTTTTTTCTTTATCAATTTGATCTGAAGGTAAAGAATTTGTTGTTAACTCAAAAATATTCTCTGGATTTTTATTAATGATTCTATTTTTATCAATATAATCTAAAACTGTTTCAACTTTAGATTCATATATACTACCTACATAAACATTGAAAATATTTTCACTTGATGGTATTAACAAGGATTCTCCACTAGAATCAACCATTTTAAATAATATATTTAACAGAAGGATGACTTTAAATATTGTCACATATTCAATTCCTTTTTTTTCAAGACTAGAATGATACATATTATATTTCTGTATTGCACTATTTACTTTTTCATCATTAATTTTGATAAAATCATCAATAAAAAAATCCCATAAATACTCTGCAGTTAAGAAATATCTGTCATCTATATCAACAGTATTAATAAAATTTTTAAATCCAAATTCTTGATCATCATGTAAAAATTTAAAAATGCTTCTTTCTGATGAACCAATATGTTCTGCAATAGCTGTGGCTAAACGTGCGGTATACGGATGAATTGGATATAATTCTTCAAGTGCTTTTTTTACTTTAGGACTATCATTTGCACTTATTTTTTCAATCAAAGGATGTAATTGTCCCATGAACCTATTTTTTTCTTTTTCCCAACCAGTATCTCTATTAATACTACTTGCCATTAGTTCGTAAGTTGCAACGGATTCCATTGAATAATATATTGGTTCAAATCTATCCAATACTTTATCGATATATTCTTGATTGATATTAGTTTGATTTGTACGTGTTCTATGTGAAACAATAAATAAAGATATACCCTTATTTTTAGATTCAGCAATATTTTGAATTTGTAACAATATATCATCCACGTTAGGCAGATTTAAAGCACCAGTAAATTCATCCCAAAATATTATTAAATAATCATAATCATATTTATTTTTTAATTCATCTTTTACATTAATTAACCATTGATGAATAGTTTCTTGTGTAACTGGACTTAAATTTTTTTTCATGAAAATATTTTCAAGTTCTAATAAGATATCAGACTCTTCATTTTCTAACCTGTAAATTATTTCATCTTTTCCATAAGCTTCTAAAGTTGTTCCTTTCAAATCTTCATCTCTTAGAAACTCATAGCCCCCTTCCTTTAATATGGAAATCATGTTTTCATATTCAGAAGGAATGCTTATATTCATATCTTTTTCTTTTAGAGCTTTTTTTACAGCACTTTGAAGTGTGAATGTAAACCTTCGTGAGTCTCCTATTGTAGAAGTACCTTTAATTATTACTGGAAATACTTTATTTTTATCTCTGAAACTTTTTAGCTTAGCTGTTAACTGTTCATCTTCTAAATTAAAAGAATTCGATAAAACCTCATCACATAATAAATGTTTAATTACTGAAGTAGCATGACTTTTTCCAGTCCCATAAGTTCCTTGTAACCAAACAGGATTCTTTGGATTTTTAATATTTAAAGAATTTAATACAGATCTTAAAATATGTCTAAAATTTTCATTTGGTATAAATAAAGACCAATAATTTTCTTCTTCATTTTCTAAATCGAAAACTGGAACAAAATTTTCATTTATATGAATAATTTTATTATATTTCATAATAATCATCCCTTTTAAATTTGATTAAATCATTAGTAGAAATATCCTCATTTAAAAAGATATTATCTAAATCTGCAACTAAATCTACCTTCAATATATTGTGTTTTCTTTCTTTTAATCCCCTTAAAATTCGTTCGAAATCTTTTTGTGAAATTCCAAATTGTTTATAGGGTCCACCTTCAAAGTTTTCATCATATAATTCTGTAACTGTTAAATCATAATTTGAGTTATATTCGCTGATTTTAAATAAAGAATAAGCTACAGCCATCATATCCAATTCATCAGTAATAAAATCTTTATTAATAAATTTAACTGCACGACCTTTTTTTTCAAGAGAACCTAAATTAAAAGTTTCACCTAATGGTGAATTATCAAACATATTTATCATTGCACTTATTGCATTGTTTAAAGTTCCTTTACTTAAATTAGGAAATGATTGCATTATATTTTCTAATAAATCCTGTTTTGATATTTTTGTACCCCAATCAATTGTATCACAATACCATTTAACAACTTTAGAATTATAATATAAATTAATCCAGATTATAGTCCAAACAAACAATGGTTCATTTTCATATATAATTTTTAAATCTTTAGCTAATTGAGTCATTTTTTTAGTTTTTCGATTAATCAAATTTGCTTCAGATAACCAATTTAATAATGCAGGAACTTGTTTAGGTCCTAAATTATTGTTTTCTAGCCAATCATCACCAAAATAAAAAAATTCCTCTAACCACTCTTCTCTTAACCCAAATGTTGAATATTTATCAATTCCAGTAGTTTTTTTATTCATTCTATTTTCCCCCAATCCACTATCAATAGATTTTGCACGGTAACAGCCATAACGTGTGAAATTTATGCATCGTTCACAGTGAATACATGTATTTGAATCAATATGTAGTTTTGAAGTAGTTTTTATTGCATTTTCTGGACATTGAACATCACAAACACCACAATGAACACAAAATGTAGATTTTTGCAATATTTTTTTCAATTTGTTTTGAAGTTTGACATCACCTAAAATATCATAAAACTCGATAATTTCTTTATTATCCTTTTTAGTTAATGAAAAAGGAACAAAAATTCCATCAATATATAATTCTCCTTTAATAATATCTTTTTTTTGATAATAGTTAACATTACCAAGTACTTTAACCCATTCTAAAAAATTTTCATTTGGTTTAATAGATATAGATTTGAAATTTTTTAGTGTTTGAGTAAAATTAATAGATGAATCAGAAATTATTCCTTTCCCACCAGCTCTTTTTTTCCATTGCCCTTCAGATACAAACTTGTTTAAATCTTTCTCATCAAATAATCCTCTATTTTTAGCATATTCCTTAATTAAAGGAATATATTCTTCTTTAAATTTTGGATTAATATGAGAAGTTATACATTCTGACCATTCTGACGAATAAGGGCATAATTCACAACCCACACGTGTAAGACCATATCTATATAAAGGGTTAATAGGCAAATTTTTATAAAAATTATATAAAAATACCTCTGTATAATTCCAATACAATATAGGTCTTGCATTAACAATAACAGGATTTTTAACTCCATCAGCTATTTGTTTATATTTACTACGTTGTGGACTTTCTTCAGCCCTAACACCCTCAAAAACTACTATCTTAGTGTTAGTTCCAATTAATTTATTAATTAAATTATTATAAGGTGCTGTTTTAAGTACTGGTGTACACCACCTGTGAAATCTACTTGGTAAACCCATATCTTCGAAAAAAAGTTTTGAATGCTTAATAGGATTAGCCTTATTAAATTTTAAATCAGGATATTTTTCTTTATAACAATCAATAGTTCTTTCAACTGTTTGATATGTATATTCGTGTTCTAAAGTTGTATCTGAAAAAATAATATCTATATTATCTGAGTGTATGACACGAGTAATGAGATTAAGAACTACTTGTGAATCTTTACCTCCACTAAATGATACAGACAATGGATATTTATCATATTTTTTACATACATTTTCGATAAAATCTATTGCATCATTCTCAAGAACAAATAATGCATCCTCATTTTTTTTAATAACTTTTTCAATATTAACTTCTTTAATTTTTAGATTTTCAAAAGAATCTTCTATATTTAAAGTGGGTAACTTTAAAGCATTCCCCCCTTTAGTACTAGCAACTGGAAATCCTTTATAAAAATATTTTCTTCCGACTGACCATAATAAAGGTTTTTCACTTTTTGGATATGACCAAAACTCATTAAAACCTAGAAGATCTAATTCTTCATAATAAACTGGTCGTGGTGATGGCAATTCAGTAACTTCATCAGTTAATAAAATACCATTTATTTTTTCATCCCACTTAACATTATACATGGTTTTTAACTCACAATTATTTGAAAAAAATATAATAATATATTTAATTAATTTAATAAATAAATTTTAGGGTAATCCCTTATCATTGTTCATGACTAATTAAGTGTTAAATATGCCATTAAAATTCAATATTTTAAAAAAATAACTATAATTTAATAATCAATAATCTTTTGAAAAATGAGTTTATTGAAATTCATAAGATGAATTATTGTTTTTATTAAAAAAAAATATTCCGAATATACTGATAGTTCATTTTTGTGTTACAATTTTTTCATGATACTAAATCTATGAGTTACTCTTAATAGTTATTCATGTGATTTATTTTGTTTTTTTTTTAGTTTTAAGGATATATACCTGTTTTTCATTTGTTTGTGTGTGTTTTTTATTGTTCTGTACTTCTTAAAATATGAAATTATCAATAATTATTCTAATATTTCTTGTTAATCTATATTTTTTCACTTTTCAATCTATAATTTACAAATTCAGAATATTTTTTCTTTTCTTATATCCACATATAATGAGTAAAAAAAATATTTCGTAGCACAAAAGGACAGTAGCACAAAAAACCATGAAAGTACTACAAACAGGAAATATGCTACAAATTGGGTGTGAAAAATGTTGTAGTTCACTAATTAAAGAATAATATAAAAAAAGAAAAATTACGATTAATTAAATTTACTGTAACATTATTTTTCTAAAATTTCGTTTTTCATAAATTCAGTGGAAGCCACTTCAACCATTCCAAATAAACTGTTAAATTTAGTATTTAAGGAAATAAATTCATTTAACTCTTTATTGTTATATAATTCCTCATAGGTTTCCACATTAAACTCTAATCCTGATTGTTCAACCAAATCATCAAATGAAGAAAATTTGGTGTTTTCGACAATAAATTTATCAGATAAAATCTCTGATAAGCTAAATTCATGAGTACCCTCTAATTTTCCAAGGTTCTTAATTATTTTATCTAATTTTTTCATTATTCTTCACCTTTATTTAATCACAAAAAGCATCAGTTATATATTTATTTTTTTCTTCAATAGAAATTATGTTATCATCATATAATTTATTAAGTAAGTAAATATACATTCCATCAGTAGTTTCTTCTTTACCTGTGTATGATTCATATAATTTAGTGTTATAACCCATTTTTCGAGCTTTTTTTACAGGATTACTTTTATATTTTTGATAAAATTCATAAGTTATCATATTTAAATTTCTTAATCTCCACATTAAAGCATGATGACTAATTTGAAAATATTGTTCTGCATCTATAATTTTTTCTATTGTCCAATCTTCATTTTTTTGGATACCATTAAACTCTTCATAATATTTTAATGCGTTGTGTGGTAGAAGTAAACAAGATGCAAATTCATCGGCTTGTTTTTCAATTTTTTCGTTGCTATTTTCCATACATGTAATTACTTGTTTATTTTCTTCTTTATCTGAATGTTTTTCAACTAATAAATGATATAGTTCATGTGCTAAACTAAAACGTTGTCTGCCATATGTTTGTTGAGAATTAAGAAAAATTATAGTATATCCTTCAAATTCACTTGAAGCTCCACTAATTTTATCTCCCATATCCATAAAAACCATAGTTAAATTAGGTATTTTATTTTTTATAATTGAAAAAATATCTATAGGAACATATTCATCAATATACCATTTGCGTCTCAATTTATTAGCTTCATCATTCATATTCCAATAATAAGTAGAATTAATCATCTTGATAATGCTCCTCATATATTTTTTTCATTTCTTTTAAATTATTCATTATTTTATTCATACGGGCAATCGTCTTTAAATCTATTGCTTTATTGTCTTTTCTAAATGCTAGAATATTGGAAGTTTGTTCTCCTTCACCATATAAGATATATTCTTCAGATACATCATATAAATCACATAATTTAGTTATTTTTGATAATTTTAGATTTCTTTCGTTAGATTCAACTTTAGCTAATAAACTTTGACTAATATCTAAAAAATCCCCAATATCTTTTTGGGTAAAATTATATTTTTTTCGTAAAAATTTTAATCTATCACCTATACCCTCGTCCATAATATCATCTCAACATACTTTATTAATATTACTTTGTAAAAAGATTTATATAATACTTAATCGTAATATTAATTATAAAGTATGAAAAAAATAATAAGTAATATTTTTTTTTATTATATTTTATATTATTAGTACAAATTCAAGGGTGGTGAAATAATAGTTAAACAAAGACAAATCCATGTAACTCCAAGAGAAAATAAATGGACAAATATCATTAGTGGAAATCAAAGAGTTACAGCATTATTTGAAACACAACAAGAAGCAATAGATGCTGCAAGAACAAAAGCAATTACACATGAAGATACAGAAGTTATTGTACATAGACGTGATGGGAAAATTCGAGCTTCAAATACTTACAATAGGAAGATGATCAAGAAATATTAAAGGATAATATTCATTAATTTTTTTATGGAGATGATAATATTAAACTCAATAAACAACAATTAGAAACATATTCCAATCCAGGTTCATTAATTAATTCAAAAAATACATACCAAATTCTAAAAAATTTCTTTAATAATAATTTAGAAGCAAATCTAGACATTTATCTACAAGGGTCTTATGCAAATCATACAAATATTCGTGGTGATAGTGATGTAGATATTATTCTAGAATTCACATCAATATTTAGCCATAATATAAATGAATTTTCATCAGAAGTACAAAACGATTTTCATAATCGTTATTCTAATGCTAAACAGGATATTAACTATTATAAAAATCAAGTTAGAACATTATTAAATGAATCTAATTATACATTCATTGAGAAAAATAAATGTTTTAAAATTACAGAAGGAACAGCTATAAATGCAGATATTGTAGTTTGTAGTAGTTATAAGAAATTTACTGAATATCCTAACTATATTGAAGGAATTTATATCCCATCAAATCCAAAAACAATAAGTTTTCCTAAACTTTACAAAGAAAAGTTATCCTCTAAAAATACTGAGACAAATAAGAATTATAAATCTATGGTTAGAATATTTAAAAATATTTTTAATTATATAAATACAAATTCATCGGAAAAATATATGAATTTGTCTTCCCACATTATTGAATCAGTCCTTTATAATGTTCCAGATAATTATTTTAAAGAGAGTAATCTTTTAGAAAGATTTACATCAATACTAGATTATTTAAATACTTATGAAAATTATTCTGAAATGCTTACTCCTGATGAAGAAGAAACAATTATTGAAGGTGATTATTTAAAAAAATTCGAATTACAGAAATTTTTAGAAGAAATATATGGTTATATGTGATAATATGCATTCATACACAGTAAAACCGGATAACAAAAAGGATATATTAACTGTAATATTAATATTATCTGGATTTTTTGATTTAATCATGAATTATGTGGTTACTTGTTTAAGTGACTTAATAAATGATTGGATGATAGCAATTATTTTTTTATTGACTTACTTTGCTTCATATAAATTAATTTACTATTTATATAATGAAAAACTATGGAAATCTAAAATTTTTGGAATATTTAACAAACATCCAAATATATCTGGAAAATGGAAAGGAACAATAAATAATAATGAGTTTGCTCCAATTACAGTAAATGTTGAAATAATACAAACGTGGTCTGAAATAATCATGATTTTAACTACAGATACAGCTTATTCAAAAACCAAATGTTTATTTATGGATAATGAAGATAAATTAAGGATAGATTATATTTATTTAAATGAAACTAAAGGTATAGATAATCAAGAATTGAGAAATCATGAAGGTACATGTAGTTTATTCATTTCTGATGATTTAAAAAGTATGGAAGGGGAATATTATACTAATCATCATAGAAAATCATCAGGTATCCTTAAAATTAAAAAAATTAATTAAGTGGTGAAATTAATGAATGGTTCTGGTATTCTACTTAAAAACCAAAAGGAAACAAATTTTTATAAAAAGGAAATTGGAAGTGATAAAGTTACAAATTCATCAACTGTTAAATTAAGAGTTAAAACATTAACTCCTAAGATAAGAAAAAGAATAATTGCTGTATTAGGGTATATTGATATTTATGAAGATAAAGAATCTCCAGATTGTTTTCCTGATTATAACTTTCCTGAAATTCGTTGGGATGAGAATACAATATCTGAAAATCTTGATACGATGAGTGATGAAGAAATTAAAAGTAAATTTCAATTATTGAATAAAGAAGTAATACAGAGAAAAAAAGACTGTATGTAAGCAATGTTATCAATCAGGAAAAAGAAGTTTTGCTTTTGATATTCATTATTTCTATAGAGGGGATGTGAATTGGGATGAAGATATACCTAAAAAAGGAAAAGCTGCAGAATTAGGTTGTATTGGTTGTGCATGGTATGATTTTGCAGAATGGCGAAAACATTTATTAGATGTTTTAGAAAAAAATAAATGAGTTTAGTTTTAATACATTTATTATATTTAACAAAATATCTAATAGAATATATATTAATAATTGTATGTAAGATGAAAATATAACTTCAAGGTGATATTTGTCATCTTACATTCCTATTACCTAAATAAAAATATCATTAAACATAATTATGAAACTTAAGGTTATTTTTAATATTATTAATCTTTTTTCTATCAATAGTATAATTACAATAGATATTCGTTAATAGTATATTTTTATTATTTTGTTTAATTTTCACGTAATTTCAGTGTTTTATCTTTTTATTTCTCTTTCTTACTATTATTTTTTATAATATCTTATCAATATCATTCTTTGTTATTTTTCCTCACCAATTTTCCACTTCTTCGTCGTTTATTATGATAATATTTGAAGTAATATTCAAGCATGGTTAAAAATTCTTGTAATTAAATTTTTAGAAATATGAGAGAAATAATGGCATATAGCATTAGTAAATTGAAAAAAAATAGAATTTCCATTAAATCTTTTTGGTATTACTTGTCCTAGTAATAGAATTCTTTCTTTCATCATCATTTTATGAATATATATATAATTTGTTTCCATTTTCTTTGTGATTTAGTATTGTACTTCTTTTGATTTGATTTCGGGTTTAATCTTCTCATCCCACTGAATTGTTTTTGGTTTATTAATTTGTCTTCGTATTGTGCTGATTTTGATATTGTTTCTTTTTTTTGGTTGTAGGTTACGAATATAAGTAGTGATTATTGTTGAATTAATTATTATAATTACTTTACATGGTTTTTTCATATTTTAAACTTAATAAGGGAAATTAACAGATAAATTATTTTTTTAGGGAAAAATTATTTAACAGATAAATGAAATTAGATATTATATATAAAAAAGTATAGGAAGTGTAGTTAATGGAAGTGTTAGCAAATACCAAAGTATACAACAATTATCAAACTGCTATACCAAAAGAAATGAGAGAAAAATTTCATATTGATAAAGAAACGGTTATAGAATGGGGAATAAATGATAAAGGTGAACCACAAATAAAATTTAGAAAAAAAGTAAAAGTGGATGATGTACTCGGTATGATGGATGATGATGGTACTAAAAGTTCTGTAGAACTTAAAAGGAGTATATACGAATGAGCAAACTATTAGTGGATGTATCATTCATTGTTGCATTATTCCGTAAAAATGAAGATGCATACAACATAGCAAAGAAAAATAAACATATAATTGAAGAACACGATTGTTATATTACAAACTACGTACTTAATGAAGTCATAACAATAGTTTCTATGAGAACTAAAGATATAGAGCTTACAAAAAAAGCATATTACTTTATGTTAGATAATTTCACTATAATCAATGAACAGGACACACATAATTTCAATGCACAAGTAATGAACTTATTTGAAAAGTACAACCAGAAAACATTCCATTTAAGCTTTATCGATTGTTCATTAATACTATTTTACAAACAATACAACTTAGATTACATAGTTAGCTTTGATGGATGGTTTAAAAAAGTTAAAGAAATCAAAACATATAATCTTACAGGATAATAATGGGGTGATGGTTATGTTTATGTTTGATCCAACATTAAGTGAAACTGATGTTAGAAAAAGATTCATAGAAAAGATATAGCTCCATCAAATTGGTATGATCAACTAGTTACAACAGAAAGATACATCACGAAATGAAAATAAAAAAACGAAAGTAATTCTTTATGAAATATTGTAGATGTTATTATTTGGGAAATTATTCAGGAGTATGTTCCTGAAATTAGAAAATATTTGGAAAAAATTCTTTCTATGGAATAAGTATTATATATCTTTTATAATATGTGAATAGATGTGAATTTTTTTATCATATTTTGACTTTTGACTAAAATTCTATTTTGATTCTCATTTTTAATTTTTTATTGATTTATGCTATTAATATTCTAAAATAATAAATTTAATTCTTCTATATGTAATTTTTGATAAAATTAGGTTCTTTATTGGAGTTTAGTCTTATTTTTCTATGATATGTTATTTTATGTTGTATATTACATAAATTATCTAAAATAATTAATTATATATATACTACACAACTATTATATAGGATTTATATATTATAATACATAAAAATTATAAAAAATTAAATTTTATTTCTTTTACTACATGAAATTATTATAATTACATTATCTGGAAGTGAAAATTCATGCTAAAACGTCATTATTACCTGGATAAAATTAAAAGGCTTATGGATACGAATGAAATAAAACTTATTACCGGTGTTCGTCGTTCAGGAAAGACCTATTTTTTAAAATCAATAATGGAAGAGTTAAAAGATAGGCAGATACATGACGATAATATTATTTTTATATCATTTGAATCAGGACAATACCGTAAAGTTAGAATAGATACTCAATTGGATGAAATAGTCAAATCAATAATACCACAAAACAATAAAAAAGTATACTTACTTTTTGATGAAATTCAACGAGTGTCCGGATGGGAAGAAAGTATAGCCTCCTATCTTGTTGACTATAACTGTGATATTTATATTACAGGTTCAAATTCTAAAATGTTATCTGGAGAATTAGCAACAAATTTAAGTGGAAGATATGTGACACTAGAATTGTTCCCATTTTCATTCAAGGAGATTATGGAATACAATGAAAAAATATTGGAAAAAAAGGTTACATTAGAATTAGAAAGCAAATTATTTGAGGAATACAT
This genomic stretch from Methanosphaera sp. ISO3-F5 harbors:
- a CDS encoding DUF2188 domain-containing protein, coding for MHVTPRENKWTNIISGNQRVTALFETQQEAIDAARTKAITHEDTEVIVHRRDGKIRASNTYNRKMIKKY
- a CDS encoding ImmA/IrrE family metallo-endopeptidase is translated as MINSTYYWNMNDEANKLRRKWYIDEYVPIDIFSIIKNKIPNLTMVFMDMGDKISGASSEFEGYTIIFLNSQQTYGRQRFSLAHELYHLLVEKHSDKEENKQVITCMENSNEKIEKQADEFASCLLLPHNALKYYEEFNGIQKNEDWTIEKIIDAEQYFQISHHALMWRLRNLNMITYEFYQKYKSNPVKKARKMGYNTKLYESYTGKEETTDGMYIYLLNKLYDDNIISIEEKNKYITDAFCD
- a CDS encoding phosphoadenosine phosphosulfate reductase family protein, translating into MYNVKWDEKINGILLTDEVTELPSPRPVYYEELDLLGFNEFWSYPKSEKPLLWSVGRKYFYKGFPVASTKGGNALKLPTLNIEDSFENLKIKEVNIEKVIKKNEDALFVLENDAIDFIENVCKKYDKYPLSVSFSGGKDSQVVLNLITRVIHSDNIDIIFSDTTLEHEYTYQTVERTIDCYKEKYPDLKFNKANPIKHSKLFFEDMGLPSRFHRWCTPVLKTAPYNNLINKLIGTNTKIVVFEGVRAEESPQRSKYKQIADGVKNPVIVNARPILYWNYTEVFLYNFYKNLPINPLYRYGLTRVGCELCPYSSEWSECITSHINPKFKEEYIPLIKEYAKNRGLFDEKDLNKFVSEGQWKKRAGGKGIISDSSINFTQTLKNFKSISIKPNENFLEWVKVLGNVNYYQKKDIIKGELYIDGIFVPFSLTKKDNKEIIEFYDILGDVKLQNKLKKILQKSTFCVHCGVCDVQCPENAIKTTSKLHIDSNTCIHCERCINFTRYGCYRAKSIDSGLGENRMNKKTTGIDKYSTFGLREEWLEEFFYFGDDWLENNNLGPKQVPALLNWLSEANLINRKTKKMTQLAKDLKIIYENEPLFVWTIIWINLYYNSKVVKWYCDTIDWGTKISKQDLLENIMQSFPNLSKGTLNNAISAMINMFDNSPLGETFNLGSLEKKGRAVKFINKDFITDELDMMAVAYSLFKISEYNSNYDLTVTELYDENFEGGPYKQFGISQKDFERILRGLKERKHNILKVDLVADLDNIFLNEDISTNDLIKFKRDDYYEI
- a CDS encoding type II toxin-antitoxin system VapC family toxin gives rise to the protein MSKLLVDVSFIVALFRKNEDAYNIAKKNKHIIEEHDCYITNYVLNEVITIVSMRTKDIELTKKAYYFMLDNFTIINEQDTHNFNAQVMNLFEKYNQKTFHLSFIDCSLILFYKQYNLDYIVSFDGWFKKVKEIKTYNLTG
- a CDS encoding helix-turn-helix transcriptional regulator — encoded protein: MDEGIGDRLKFLRKKYNFTQKDIGDFLDISQSLLAKVESNERNLKLSKITKLCDLYDVSEEYILYGEGEQTSNILAFRKDNKAIDLKTIARMNKIMNNLKEMKKIYEEHYQDD